In the genome of Lathyrus oleraceus cultivar Zhongwan6 chromosome 4, CAAS_Psat_ZW6_1.0, whole genome shotgun sequence, the window TGCAGACAAGAACAAGATGCTATCTATGTTCGCAGCGTGAATGAGATTGAGGTCAAGCCAAAACCCAAAGCCTTTCCCAATCCTACAGCTTGAATCACTGGTTTCTGATAGTAATTTTGAAAAATAGGAATTTATTTTAGCATATTTCTACTGTGTACCTTGTTCATATGTTTCGTGTGAACATCGTGGTAAACTAATATTGTGAATTTCTAGACACGTGTTGGTTAACATTTTGGCATTTATATTTTATTTGTCTGAGTTTTCCTTCATTGTAAATAGTTGCAATGTTGTAAAGACCAATGTGACTATTATTGTTTTGTTATACTTCTCATAGTATCGTATCAGCTCCTTACTAAAAACCTGTTTTTCGAGACTACTCTGATTTATTTTAAGTATTACTTACCTTAGCAAAATAAAATATCAGAATAAGTACGGTTTTATGTTTATAATACTGTCTATATTATTCTTTAAAAAAAAACACTATCTATATTATTTTCTACTTTATTATATTGTCTTTTGAATTTATTATAATCATCAACACGCAATGATGATTAATAAGAATAATCGAAGAACGATGGTAAGGGTTTCTTTCGACTTAATTAGAATTCATAGGTTCAAATTCAATCTTAGAGACGTAGCAATGTTAAATCTCTTGAGGGAGAGTCTTGTCATCTATTGAGGTTTTTTCTGACTCGAGGGATTAGTTTTTATAGTTGTGCCTAGAGAATAATTGATATCTCCAATAGAAAAGaaattaataaaaatgaaattgTTAAATTGTTATAGATATCAATGTGTTGACTCAATGATGTTGATGTATTCAATTTGAATGTGTATTTTGTGTAAAAATCAATAATGTCCTCAAATCTGAAATTTTTACATCCTAACTCATTCTTAAATGTCAACACCTCACGCATGTCTCGTATTCAAGTCAAAATGAAGTTGAACAAATTTAAAATTTTGGTTTCCGCATTTATTATGGAAACATATCTCCGAAATGTTCTTTGTTTTCTCAAATCAATGGGAAGAAAAACATAAATTACCATTAATCATTGTTTTGACATACATAAAATATGAAACATTAATACATAATAGTTAACGTAAGTCTAACATTACATTTCATTATTAGGAGATGGTTAAGGACGTTTCAACATCTTTAAAATAtcttatgttgattttgcaattGTTGCATCCACCTCGATCAAACATTTTGTTTCGTAATAGTGAATATACTCCACATAACCGTTAAATCTTCATTTGTCTTTAGCTCAAACTAGATAAATTGTATCTTCTCTTCTTTGTCAGTTGAGGGTGATCACAACTCTTTGATTGTTTGGGTATTGCAACATATTATCTAATGTGGATTTTAGATCGATAAGACGAGTGGCCTCTGTGGGCCTAAATTCAAGAAGGACTTATTATCGTTGAAGTAGACAAATAGGAGATACAAATATTGAGATATTTTGTGGTGATTTTGCTAACAATACGAGGAAGTATCCATATAGGATATTTCGGAGATTTCAGACTttagaaattcaatcatatcTCATAGGATATTTGGCATATCTAATTTCGAATTAATTTATTATCTTTAGTAAATCATATGAAAAAGAGTTTATGCGTACGGATTAATccattttagtattttttttttcCAATAAAATGGAGTGAATGTGGAAGTACAATTCAGGATTAACCCCTAACATCATCGGCTCATACACAACCTATTATGGGACTATGTTTTAATTTGAAacataaaaaattgaaaaaaaaaatgaaacaaCCAATATTTATACAATTAAGATTGAATATATattaaatgtatcaaaatgtaTTTATACACAACATAAAAAATAAGTCAACTCCTCAATACAATATTGAATAAAACTAAAATTCATCAAAACATGTGGcttcttatatatatatatatatatatatatatatatatatatatatatatatatatatatatatatatatatatatatatatatatatatatatatatatatatatatatatatatatatatatatatatatatatatatatatatatatatatatatatatatatatatatatatatatagtgtCACCATCTAAATTTATATCTATAGACAATCTTTCTCAACTACTCTTTGATGTGCAGTTTAATGATGTCATCAACTTTAAAAAATCTCTCTTGAATTACTCTTTATTCGGTCATGAAAGATatattttatttatcatttttCATCACACCATCATCACCAAATCAAAGTCTTTTCCAATACGTGTAAACCTCAGCCATTTGTATGAGTCTATCAAGTTTCATCTTCTTTAAAATTAAACAAGCACATAGAAGATCGTACATCTTCATATATGTACAATCACACTTTGAGATATCTAAACCTAATTTCTTTGCTTGCTTGGTTTCATGATAAATAAAATTGAATCTCGCTCGAGATATATTGCCCACCAACTACAAATAATGTTTGTATCTCGTTATGCTGATTTTAGatcatttggttcatgaaatcATAATCTCACATAAATCATATTTATCATTTATCAACCAATTCTTCAATGTAGCATGAGAAGAGTTAACTATGTTAGTTGTTGTATTTTCAAAGTGTTAACATGATTGGTTCAAGCACAAATAACATTCTCCTTCATATGGTATAGAATGTATTTTTAACATAtttcaaaaaattcaaatatttcTTACACACCCTCCTGAAATGTACTATCTTTGTTCCTTTATATAAAGACGATTCATTTTTTAGATTCGCTGAATAATCAATATATTTTGTCTATAAACCGACCAAATAATTAATTATTCAATGAACTTCAAAAATGAATTGTCTCTTATATAACAGAACATATCTAGTATTACAGATTCGAAATATTACTCTTTTGTAGAAGAATTTATTATAACATTTCAAGAACCCATTATATTTTCCAATATCACACTAGCATGCGCCCATCTTCACCTTTAATTTGTTTGAGACCTACAAAATATGATTTAATATGATTTAATATATTTTCTCTCTCATGATCTTTTCCGTACCACGGTGAAGTATTTAGTACCGATCAAATTTCCGGTAGTTCATATTTAAATTTTCGGTACGAAATTTTTATGTATTTTATcagaaatttcaaaaaatattgTAGTTTATTGGAACTTTATCGAAAAATTCGAAATTTCGATAATGTGAAAAAAAATGGAATTTTCAGATTTCTTTTTCAACCATGGAAATAATGGCAATAGCAATCACTACATAGAGATGTCAAGTTTAACAATGAGAGTGACAAGTTAATTACTCGTGTTGATCTAATATGCACATGTGAAAGCTAATGTGTGCAACAACATATTGCAAAACCTATCTCACTTTTGCATACTCCCACCATTCCAATTTAGACTTTTACATACTCCCACCATTCCTATTTACTTGATACATCGGAATTTGACAAAATTACATCTATTATTCAATCAATTTTAATAAATGTAAATTTACTCATAATAAGAATTATAAGGAATAAAGGTAGTATAAAATTAGCCTTATCTCTTTTCTTTAGATATTTTCAATGAATGAATCAACTTATATAAAGTGAAGTGTGGCTGATCAATTGTAAGCAGTTCAAGGACATCGTTTTGTCATTTGCAAAGGATGAGATCTTCCACGTAATTCCTCAACAAAAACCAAAAGGGCAATAAAGATTTCTGTTACAAATGTCTCTAAAACCTACGTTATGCCATAATTTCTAAATTGTTACTCTATATCCATAATAATTAATAATCAATTTATTTTCAGAAAAAGATAACAAATTGTCTTTTAGCAACTTAAAAAAGTTAAATATGGAAGGGGCCGTGAGTAGGATTGCAACTTCCATTCACATGATAAAAGACATTGCTCACAAAGATGCCAAGATTCAATTTATAATAATCATAAAAGGAAAAGGAAAGCAATTCCACAACAAAGTAGTAAAGTAAATATAATCATATCAGAACTCAAGTTGGATAACAGACATAATTAACTAAAAACCACAAAATTACAAGTTCTTCAAAAATTAAAATCATCCTGTCATGATTAACATGACAATGCAAGATCTAAAACAACGGGGCATGAGGGTGCTGATACATCAGCAATACTGCAACACCATGAATAGATAGAACCCTTCAACGATACTGCAACACCAAAAGAAAAGGGCAAAAAGTGATAAGAACTTATGGTAAATCAAGCAGAAATAATTAGAAATTAGGAAATGTAGAGCATATAAGAATATTCACCTTAATGAAACCAATTTCCTTGGCATTGCTATGGAAGCACTGCCTGCAACACATGAGACCGTACTTCCTGATCAATCCATGAGAGTTTCCACACACACGGCTGCAAAACAGGTGACTACGGTAAACAACATTCACAATCAAACAGCAAACTATGTACAATAAATAGGAAATCTCAAGGAAATATACCAATCACTAAACAATACTCATCACAACACTTAGAAattcaaaacaaaaataaaagcaatgCAAAAATGTAACTAAAGGTAGCAGAGCCCCATTTTTTCAAAATTAAGACACCTTAAAAAAATAACTACAAACAGAACATACTAATATTCATGTGCCCCAAACAGAATAGAATACTCACGTGCATATAAGTAAGACATTTCTATAGCTGACAATATATATTCTACTAGAAAAATTAGGCACAACAAAATTGAAAAATGTAATTATTGAGTTCAATGGGTCTCCTAGTAGGAGAAGAAACGTATTTAACACCAGAGAAGCTTTGATAAACAAAATATAACTGCATCTAAACCCTAAAATGAGAGTTTCAAATTTGTCAAATCACGATTAAGTGTACTCACGACAATAATCAAACAATATAAATTTCATAAATCAATTGGAATCTCGTCAATACACTACAGCTTAACAAAACTGATCTCAAAACCTAGGGCTTAATATAAGGGATTTAATAAGAGCGGTAACATGAAAGAAATAGTTAAATCGAAAAGCAAAAAAGCTAAACAGTTGATTAAACGTGAAAAAGTAGAGAGATGTGGAAGTGGAAGTGGAAGATGATGATACCAGGTGCGAGAACCAGGTCCGTAGGTTTTGGGGTGAGAATTCCAGACGTTGGAGTGACCCATGGCTTCGATTTGCGATTAGGGAAAAGGAGTAGCAGCAGCGATCTCAAAATGAAAACCCTAGTCACGCACGCAGAATGGAATAGTATGTATTTCCTAACTTATATAGGAGGGTCAAAACTCAAAACCCTATGCtttaaattgttttttttaaataatcctttttttcaattaaaattttaaaatatttatcGAAATAACCATCTTTCATGTGACGCATCTACTTTTTCATTGAATATAGGCGCCAATGTTCTAGACGCATGTATACAATAAAGTCAATTACATTGATATATATATACAATATATCATGTGTATGCGCAAATGCATGTAAAAATactttttttaaaatattatattttatatttataaataataaaattaaataggtaaatgaaaaataattattaatattataatataaaattaaaatacataacaattgacaagaaaatcaatgatccgCCTAATTGAAACGCCTCATGTTCCACATTCCGGTGCATTAGCCTGTCTTCGAGGTCTCTCACaattttcttgaggtgtttggggtttttgagtgctgacatgacgcaatggtggctggtgtgaagTCTGGT includes:
- the LOC127076862 gene encoding 40S ribosomal protein S29, translated to MGHSNVWNSHPKTYGPGSRTCRVCGNSHGLIRKYGLMCCRQCFHSNAKEIGFIKYR